A single window of Zea mays cultivar B73 chromosome 10, Zm-B73-REFERENCE-NAM-5.0, whole genome shotgun sequence DNA harbors:
- the LOC103642655 gene encoding uncharacterized protein has product MADMVSEVAGQGARPALRWTAVMSGFVLRRFVDLIGNGVKTDKGFKEIHLNSVAKNVSEFCGQEVTGQQVYNHLRKWRSRWVKVCKLKDISGALWDEDNFVISLEEGHYAAYIKDHPKDADYLNRPIENYMPMQIIFGSGVATGKFAMGSNEPLGKPTDIVDILDDGIEVTSKFVDCSNLTNKGKTVDKGTPGESNDNKPNLGKRKRFMTDEDVAVFNGMKQAVSDVAAAVRESIHAEAAPGIYNAVINCPGFSREALMYALNHMMEHKATSLVFLDMTPDDRDLWLKTFLAKHYHN; this is encoded by the exons ATGGCTGACATGGTCTCTGAGGTTGCTGGTCAGGGGGCTAGGCCTGCTCTTAGGTGGACTGCTGTAATGTCTGGGTTTGTTCTCCGTCGTTTTGTTGACTTGATAGGAAATGGGGTTAAGACTGACAAGGGTTTTAAGGAAATCCACCTTAACTCTGTTGCTAAAAATGTATCTGAGTTCTGTGGCCAAGAAGTAACAGGCCAACAAGTGTACAATCACCTTCGTAAGTGGAGGTCTAGGTGGGTCAAGGTTTGCAAACTGAAGGACATTAGTGGCGCTCTTTGGGATGAGGATAACTTTGTCATAAGCTTAGAAGAGGGTCATTATGCTGCTTACATCAAG GATCACCCAAAAGATGCTGATTACCTCAATAGGCCCATAGAGAACTATATGCCTATGCAAATCATATTTGGAAGTGGGGTTGCCACAGGTAAGTTTGCAATGGGTTCAAATGAGCCTTTGGGCAAGCCAACTGACATTGTTGACATCCTAGATGATGGCATTGAAGTGACCTCAAAGTTTGTTGATTGTTCCAATCTAACTAACAAGGGGAAGACTGTTGACAAGGGTACCCCTGGTGAGTCCAATGATAACAAGCCTAACTTAGGGAAGAGGAAGAGGTTCATGACTGATGAGGATgttgctgtgttcaatgggatgaaACAAGCTGTTTCAGATGTTGCTGCTGCTGTCCGTGAAAGCATCCATGCTGAAGCAGCACCTGGGATCTACAATGCTGTAATCAACTGTCCTGGGTTCTCTAGGGAGGCTCTCATGTATGCCCTAAACCACATGATGGAGCACAAGGCCACCTCCCTGGTGTTCCTGGACATGACTCCTGATGATCGTGACCTATGGCTCAAGACTTTCCTAGCCAAGCACTACCACAACTGA
- the LOC111590270 gene encoding protein ALP1-like: MTFRRSIETISRYFKEVLFAVGELRNEMILPPSTATPTKIRDSHRWYPYFKDCIGAIDGTHVLARVPRNQRAAFLGRKHTTTQNILAAVDFDLRFTYVLAGWEGSAHDALILADALEREDGLKVPQGKFYLVDAGYAVRPGFLPPYRATRYHLSEYGGRNPQNPKELFNLRHSSLRVTIERAFGALKNRFKILYNKPFHPYKTQVKLVLACCILHNWILRHGNDEHIPLEETWAANQVHEEAPHDLVMDNAAWSATRDNWAQQMWQNRASHRG; encoded by the exons ATGACCTTTCGAAGGTCTATTGAGACCATTAGCAGATACTTCAAGGAAGTATTGTTTGCTGTTGGTGAACTGAGGAATGAGATGATCTTGCCACCTTCAACTGCTACACCAACCAAAATTAGAGATAGCCACAGATGGTACCCATATTTCAAG GACTGTATTGGTGCCATTGATGGCACTCATGTGCTAGCAAGAGTTCCTAGAAATCAGAGGGCTGCCTTCCTTGGTAGGAAACACACCACAACACAGAACATCTTAGCTGCTGTAGACTTTGATCTAAGGTTTACATATGTTCTTGCTGGCTGGGAGGGATCAGCACATGATGCCCTTATCCTTGCTGATGCCCTTGAGAGAGAAGATGGTCTAAAAGTGCCCCAAG GTAAATTTTACCTTGTGGATGCTGGTTATGCTGTCAGACCTGGGTTTTTACCCCCTTATCGTGCCACACGGTACCACTTGAGTGAATATGGGGGGAGGAATCCACAGAACCCCAAAGAGCTCTTCAACCTTAGACATTCATCACTAAGGGTGACAATAGAGAGGGCCTTTGGTGCTTTGAAGAACAGATTCAAAATATTATACAACAAACCTTTCCATCCATACAAGACACAAGTAAAGCTAGTCCTAGCCTGTTGTATCCTCCACAACTGGATTCTTCGTCATGGGAATGATGAACATATTCCACTGGAAGAAACATGGGCTGCAAATCAAGTTCATGAGGAAGCTCCCCATGACCTTGTCATGGACAATGCTGCATGGTCTGCTACCAGGGACAATTGGGCTCAACAAATGTGGCAGAATAGGGCCTCACATAGGGGATAA